The sequence CCGCAAAAGGTGGCCGAGAGCGTGCAGCTGATGGGCCTGAAGTATGTGGTCCTGACCTCGGTGGACCGCGACGACCTGCCCGACGGCGGCGCTTACCACTTTGCCAAGACGGTCACGGCGATCAAGCGGGCCAACCCCGGCACCCGCGTGGAAAGCCTGACCCCCGACTTCGGCGGCAACAAGGCCTGCGTGGAGCTGGTGCTGGACAGCGGCGTGGACACCTACGCCCAGAACCTGGAAACGGTGGAGCGCCTGACCCACCCGGTGCGTGACCGCCGCGCCGGCTACTGGCAGACCATCGAGGTGCTGCGTCATGCCAAGGCTTACCGCCCCGACGTGGTCACCAAGACTTCCATCATGCTGGGCCTGGGCGAGACACGGGAAGAAGTGACCCAGGCGATGAAAGACCTGCGCTCAGCGGGCGTGGACGTGGTGACGTTCGGGCAGTACCTGCGCCCCACCCAGCACCACCTGCCGGTGGAGCGCTATATCTCCCCCGCCGAGTTCAACGAAATCCGCGACGAGGGCCTGGGCCTGGGCTTCCTCGAAGTGGTCGCCAGTCCGCTGAGCCGCTCCAGCTACAAGGCCGAGCAGGTGTTTCAGGACGCCGATGAGGGCCTGCCGGGGCACCTGAAGCACCTGGAAGGCAGCGAACTGAGCATGCTGTGATAGAGGCTCCGGCTCTGACAACGCCGGAGCCGGAAGCCTGCGCCAGACATTCTGCCGTCTTGTCACTCGCTACACATGACTGGGAAGGGTGTATTTAGAACGAACACTCTAGTACAACCAGCTGTGCCAGAGCGACTGCGCCCGCTTGAGCGGTGTCTTGCCGCCGGGCCCGACGACTTCAAAGAGGAAATCGGCGGGCCGCGCGTAGTGTGCTTCCATTTGCAGCACGTAACGCCCCGGAGCCAGAGGTTGGCCGTCATCTGCCCGCATGTCCCATAGGAGAGGCCCGCTCTCTGGAAGCAGGTACTCGCCGGGAGGTGTGGGGGGCGGGTCAAAGAACGCAGAGCATCTGTAGGTTTCGCTGACCGTTTCTGCGCGCAGGCGCACCACCTCTTCGGTATCCAGACGCACCACACGCCAGGGCGGCACCGGAGTCGGAAAACAGAAGGGCAAGGAGCGTTCAAACAGCAGCCTCAGACGAATCGGCATCCGTTCGCCCTGCTCCACGAGGCGGGGCGCAATAATTTCGGCTTCCACCATCGGATGTGAATACTCCGGGGAAGAAAGCCCTTTTCCCTGGACAAATCCCACCAGCTCATCCGGGACCCCGTAGCTCCGCACAAAGGCGCGGGCCTGTGGGATGCTGGCCGACTGTTTGAGCGGCACTTGCACTTCACCGTATGACCCGGCCCCAGTTTCCGTCCCTTCCAGCCACCCTGGTATCTGGGTTGCCAGATAGCGCACCTGTAACCATTGCAGTGCACTGTACTTCCTGACCTCGAAATGCGGACGCTCCAGGTTCATGCCCTGAGCTTGCCATTCCTTGCCACGGAACCGCAGCGCTGCCCGGTAAGCCGCCTGTTGCTGCTGTGGGTCGCGGGTATTGGTATAGATGGTGAGCTGCCGTTCCTCATGTGAGTAGCTGGAGCCTGCAAACGCTGGAGCTTCTAAGCATTCGCGGCAATGCTCCCGCAGATACTCCGCAGGAAGTGGCAGATTCGGGAACTGCACTGGCTGCGGCGTGGGGGCCGCAAACGCCGTGCCGGCCTGCGCCCAGATGCGCTGCGTGCGCTCCACAGGCTCCGACTGGGTCGCCAGGAAGGCAGCGCCCAGCAAGCAACCGAGCACCAAGTTCACCAGCACCAGCCGGAACATAGCTTCACTGTAGCGCGGCGTGTGACTGCCTAATTACACACAGCACGGCGCATAATCCCTTCCATGAACCGCGACCTGCTCCTGACAGCCCTGGCACCGCTGATTTGGGGCACCACCTACCTGCTCACCACCACTTTTGTCAGCGAGCTGCCCGCGCTGCTGCTGGGCACGCTCCGTATCCTGCCGGCCGGGCTTGTGCTGCTGGCCTTATCGCGCCGCTTGCCTCCGCACGGCTGGTGGGGCCGCGTCGCCGTGCTGGCCGTGCTGCGCCAGGCCCTGTTTTTCGTGCTGCTGTACGGCGCAGCGCTGCACCTGCCCGGCGGGGTAGCAGCCACCGTGGGGGCCAGCAGCGCCATGCTGGTGGTGCTGCTGGCCTGGCCGCTGCTGGGGCAGGCGCCCACCCGGCTGAACCTGACGCTGGCCGGCGCTGGGCTGGCCGGCGTGGCGCTGATCAGCCTGAGCGGGGGCGAGCGCCTCAGTGCGCTGGGGCTGGCGCTGGCGCTGGGCTTCGCGCTGGTCAATGCGCTGGGCACGGTGCTGTTTGGCCGCTGGGGACCGCCCCCCGGCGCCCGCCCGCTGGACCAAGTGGCCTGGGAGCTGACGCTGGGCGGGGCACTGCTGCTGCCTTTCGCACTGCCGGCGGCTCCGGCGCTGGCCGGCGTAGACCTGGCCGGCTGGGGTGCGCTCACCTTTATGACCCTGGTGGGCACCGCGCTGGCGGCCCTGCTGTGGCAACGCGGGCTGAACCGCCTGCCCGTGCAGCAAGTGGGCCTGCTGGCCCCCCTCAGCCCGCTGACTGCCGTACTGCTGGACATGCTGTTCCTGCACACCTGGCTGACTCCTGTGCAGCTGGTCGGCGCCGCGCTGGTGCTGGGCAGCGTGGTCCTGAATGGGGTGGCCGCACGGCGCCCGGTGCCCACATGCAGCACGGGCGAAAGCTGACGCTCCGCCTACCCGCCGCAGCGTACAATGCCCCTCATGTCCATTGCTTCACGCCCCACCCATGCGCTGCATGTCCTGGGCTGGAAAGAATGGGTGACCCTGCCCGACCTGGGCGTATCCCGGGTGCGGGTCAAGGTGGATACCGGCGCCAAGACCTCGGCCCTGCACGCCGAGCACTGCGAGGAATTCGAGCTGGGCGGTCAGCGCTGGGTGCGCTTTACCCTGCTGCTGCCCTGGCCAGGGCCACTCACGCAGCACGAGCCACCCCCGCCCCGGCAGGTGCAGGCTCCGCTGCTGGACTACCGCCGCGTGACCAGTTCCAACGGCGAAAGCGAGCGGCGGCCCGTGATCCGCACCAACCTGGAACTGTTCGGGCAGCGCTGGCCGATTGAAATCACGCTGACCGGCCGCGAGAACATGCGCTTTCCCATGCTGCTGGGGCGCGAGGCCATCGCCGGCCGCGCCGTGGTGGACGTGTCACGCACCTACCTTTCCCTTCCGTCCTCCTTCCAGCCCCCCAAGGAACAAGCATG is a genomic window of Deinococcus proteolyticus MRP containing:
- the lipA gene encoding lipoyl synthase, which encodes MTQPDHSANSQQTSPQHTSSQQTGPQQKEPTFIKNGIYRKDSVKTRDKKPEWLKVRLPSGGVYGEVRSIVKEHGLHTVCEEAMCPNIGECWSRGTATFMLMGHICTRACRFCAVDTGNPRGLLDLEEPQKVAESVQLMGLKYVVLTSVDRDDLPDGGAYHFAKTVTAIKRANPGTRVESLTPDFGGNKACVELVLDSGVDTYAQNLETVERLTHPVRDRRAGYWQTIEVLRHAKAYRPDVVTKTSIMLGLGETREEVTQAMKDLRSAGVDVVTFGQYLRPTQHHLPVERYISPAEFNEIRDEGLGLGFLEVVASPLSRSSYKAEQVFQDADEGLPGHLKHLEGSELSML
- a CDS encoding DMT family transporter — its product is MNRDLLLTALAPLIWGTTYLLTTTFVSELPALLLGTLRILPAGLVLLALSRRLPPHGWWGRVAVLAVLRQALFFVLLYGAALHLPGGVAATVGASSAMLVVLLAWPLLGQAPTRLNLTLAGAGLAGVALISLSGGERLSALGLALALGFALVNALGTVLFGRWGPPPGARPLDQVAWELTLGGALLLPFALPAAPALAGVDLAGWGALTFMTLVGTALAALLWQRGLNRLPVQQVGLLAPLSPLTAVLLDMLFLHTWLTPVQLVGAALVLGSVVLNGVAARRPVPTCSTGES
- a CDS encoding ATP-dependent zinc protease family protein; protein product: MSIASRPTHALHVLGWKEWVTLPDLGVSRVRVKVDTGAKTSALHAEHCEEFELGGQRWVRFTLLLPWPGPLTQHEPPPPRQVQAPLLDYRRVTSSNGESERRPVIRTNLELFGQRWPIEITLTGRENMRFPMLLGREAIAGRAVVDVSRTYLSLPSSFQPPKEQA